GTGCAAAACCAAAATACTCTAAATTCCAGACCAAAACATCAAGgaaggaagaaagaaagaaacaaGAAAATGCTACTACGGCAAATTAACCGGTTAGAGGGAGTTGCATACCCTATTATCAATACCTTCATGCAATGCAATGCAGCTCTTCCATGCCCTGCTCTCCCTTCCCTTCCCTTGTTATTATTattcattattattattattacatCAACCATATAGATATAGGCCTACCTCTCTCTCAGGACTCTTTAAGACTCAggaaccacacacacacacacaataaAAAGACTCTCAATTCTAGACCAAAacaggaagaaagaaagaaagaaagaaacaaGAAAATGCTACTAGGGCAAGTTAACCGGTTAGAGGGAGTTCTCTTGCATTATTCATTCATCTGTCATCTGGCCTCCCCTCCCCTTTGCAGcctcccaacaaacaaacatcATGCATGCACATATTATACTTACCACCTTCATGCAATGCAATGCAGCTCTTCCCTTCCCTTCCCTTGCTATTATTATTCATTattcattattattattattacatCAACCATATAGAAGATATAGGCCTACCTCCCAGGAGCCAGGACTCTTTAAGACTGAGGAACCACTGGAACAGCAGCTGAGCCCTTGGGCTTGGCCGCCACTTCCGCGAGAGAGGGGCAGCTCCGCGGCCGCGAACTGATCTTGTCGCTCAGGGACCGCCTCCACTTCCTACCCGTGCTTCTGTTGCCACCAGGTGTagcagcggcagcggcagcaCAAGAGCGCGCCGTGTCAGGAACATGTGTAGTGGTATCAACCTTGGACAGGCTTCGCAGTTTCCTCGGCGTGCCGCGGTTATTATGCTGGCTGCCGTCCGGAAACCTGTTGCTCAGGCATTTGCTTAAGCCGGTGTGCACCATGATGCCGTCGTCGCTCAGATAACCGTTCTCCATACTGTCCCGCATGGCCAGGTCGTCGTATTCCTCATCGGACCTGTTGCAGTCCTCGTCCACAGACCCTTCCATCTGCCAACCAAAGCACCCACagatatgtatgtatgtatgttaaGCAACTTAGTGTAGTAACAATTTGTCaagcattttttattttttattttgaccagaaaaggaagaaaaaaacgcTTTGTTAACTCAAAATAAAGATATTAATAAATAGACTTCCACGCCTCACCTCATCGTGGTTTTCGTCGTGATCTTCTTCACTTAGGTCCTCATCACTCCCTGAATTAGGCGGAACATCAGCTtcttcttcgtcgtcgtcgtcactGCCAGATGCTGCTGCTGACTCTTTAATCTAGGAGTCCCCGGCAAACAAAAATAAATATATCAGCAATTATAAGATACTAACAAATCTGATGGTGTTTCTCTGTTGTTCACTGACAGAAAGTTGTGCCAAAAAGATCAGACAAGTTCATGCTGCCAGATAGTAGGAAGTTAAATTGCTACTTACCTCTTTATGATGTCCATCGGCCTTCTTAGGGGAGCCGCCGGAGGAAGACGCAACATGGCTGCTGCTACTGCCTTCATTACCATTGATCCACGAGCCGTCGACACTTCCAGCTTGACTTGTACAGCCTGTGTCGGTAGGCCATGCACTTATTCCAAAGGAGCCAAACTGGAGATTCACCGACTCCGCCCTTCCAATATTCAGAGGTCCATATATTGGGTTTCCTAGAGATTTCTGGTCTCCGCCACCTTGGGAACCGTTTTTCCCATCTCCATCGCTTGACTCAACGGGCCAAGCCTTTGAAACGGATCCATCCACATCAACGATGGCCATGAGCTTCCTTGAGGATCCTAGGCGCTGGATTAATTTGAACATCCCCTTGGAACTCATGGAGTTGGCAACACATTGGTTTTTGTACTCTTCATTTACAGCCGCTGCAGTGTTTGTGTCAGGGTTATACAACTGCTCTCCAGTAGCTCGCCTGCGGAGGCAGCTAAAGACGGTGGCATGGATGGAAGCCACGCTCCGGTCAACATTAGTGTTGTTTACCTTGGGAACTAGGTATTTATCAGCTCGGCTACAGAGGTACTCTTGGATGGTTCTAATGTTGTTGATGTATTTGACATACTTATTTTTGGTTGGGTCAAGCGTCATGTACTTTGCGCGTACAGCAAACCTCTCGGTGTGCTTGCCCTCATTGGATATGTAGATCATAAAGGGAATTATTGATGGATGTTTCTTCATTAAGCCCATCTGAAATATCGGAATTATTTGACAAATTCATACTAAATAAATATAACGGGGGGCATAAGAACAGATTGATCGTGAACTTATAATTCCACCTTGACTGGAAAAGAAACTGAAAACAGAGCATCTTCGACATAATTGGAAAGGGCAAGAATAGAAGGAAAATAAATGTACAGGGGGGACAGTATTATGGTTTTCAGCAGCACATACCACAAAATTAAGGCTCAAGTGAACACCCTCAACAACGACCGATTCTTTGCGATCTTCCCACGCGGTGATAAGCCGATCCA
This genomic window from Aegilops tauschii subsp. strangulata cultivar AL8/78 chromosome 4, Aet v6.0, whole genome shotgun sequence contains:
- the LOC109770256 gene encoding P-loop NTPase domain-containing protein LPA1 homolog, whose amino-acid sequence is MAGHAKLLLYIVVVDESGASSFRYTRSLLHSTLQLMGCKPRHAFEISRRVFDVVRGDPAEMEMLMAMSQGKRGVQRYELPDAATSPRQFQFELYKRRTTVLIPRDLFLHLVCQALALYKYLAPNQRNHLTLACRIRERKESVTVLLCGTSGCGKSTLSTLLGSRLGITTVVSTDSIRHMMRSFVDEKENPLLWASTYHAGECLDPVAVSEAKARRKAKKRSGVSSNSGMDYEGSGDKVEGKPIGKKQMAIEGYKAQSEMVIDSLDRLITAWEDRKESVVVEGVHLSLNFVMGLMKKHPSIIPFMIYISNEGKHTERFAVRAKYMTLDPTKNKYVKYINNIRTIQEYLCSRADKYLVPKVNNTNVDRSVASIHATVFSCLRRRATGEQLYNPDTNTAAAVNEEYKNQCVANSMSSKGMFKLIQRLGSSRKLMAIVDVDGSVSKAWPVESSDGDGKNGSQGGGDQKSLGNPIYGPLNIGRAESVNLQFGSFGISAWPTDTGCTSQAGSVDGSWINGNEGSSSSHVASSSGGSPKKADGHHKEIKESAAASGSDDDDEEEADVPPNSGSDEDLSEEDHDENHDEMEGSVDEDCNRSDEEYDDLAMRDSMENGYLSDDGIMVHTGLSKCLSNRFPDGSQHNNRGTPRKLRSLSKVDTTTHVPDTARSCAAAAAATPGGNRSTGRKWRRSLSDKISSRPRSCPSLAEVAAKPKGSAAVPVVPQS